The Apodemus sylvaticus chromosome 18, mApoSyl1.1, whole genome shotgun sequence genome includes the window atgtatgtgtatgtatatgtatgtgtgcatgtacatgtatgtattacaacaaagagaaagaatttgAATGAGAGTAAGGTGGGAGTACGTGgttggaaaagaggaaagggaaaggggaaaatatataataatctcaaaaaattctaaaaaattacTTGAAAATATAAGGTGAAGATTGAGaagaaaacaggcaacctctggctGCCACACTATCACACATGGGtgagtgtacacacacgcacacacaataaataaatgaataaatacaagcTTAGTCACCCGTTCTTTTGCTATATgtacagacactatgaccatagcAACGCTCagaaatgaaagcatttaatCTAGAGCTCCCTtccagtttcagagagttagtccACTGTCACAGAAGGGAGCACTCAGGCAAACTCTGGGGCTGAGCTTTACAAtctgaggcagcaggcagagatggCCTGGAATGGGCTTTGAGAACCTCAAAGGCCACCCACAGTGACTCGCTTCTCCAGTAAGCCACGCCTACGaatccttctaatcctatcaAATGGTTCCATTCCCTAGCATCTAAATATCCAAATATGAAACAATGGTCCCATTCTCGTTCAAATCACCACACGAGTACAAGCAGAGCACAATTTTAATGGGCTGTGGAGTACAGAAGTAATGCTTTTCTGTCAACTTCCctgcaataaaattattttacaccAGCAATCTAGCTGCCAGAAAGAACACCCGCTCCAATGCAAGCACCACCTTAAAGTAGTATTACCCATAACTCTTAATATTGGTccttaatataaataaaagtatttaaatgaAACTCATTGTAGACTCACATTAGGCTTATCTAATAATAACAGAGCActcatttctttaaatatctcAAAGTTCTAGTTTTGTCTCAAGTACAATTGTACCCAAACATGAGACCACAAATCAAACGAACagaatgataatttaaaaaaaaaaattctccttagGCCTCTATTTTTCAGTTCCCCTTTTTCTGTGGGGAAGACCATGACTGACAGACTGAGGCAACAGGCTACCAACGAGGCTAATGATCACTGGACCGACCCCATGCACCAAAGAGGGGAAGCTGGGCCTTGGCCAGTCCTCTTCCTGCAGGAAGCCAATCCTATGTCTGCTTCAATCCAGAGCTGTTCAGAGGACGCAGCACTCAGTAGCCATTGGCCACACAGGAACAGAGGGCACAGGAGTACAAAGACAGTTTTCTCAGGAATGCGAACAGGTATCCCTCCCTTTTTGGAAATACTTTGCTTTCCTGACCCTTGTACTCCTGGCACGGCGGCAAGATCGACCTACTTCCTTCCGCTTTATAGGCAGAGTAGGACCAGCTCCTACCGCCAACCCCCTGGTATTGGAGCAGTAGACAATGTGCCTGATCTCTGTGGCGATAAGACCCCACAGCCAAAGACTTATCCATCCCATGTGTCTGGGGGTAAGAAGAAATGTGGGTCGAGTTTTTTTGGTTGCTATATATATGCTACctagtttaataaaaatatttttattatgtcacAATGCTTTCCAAAGTTACATATCATCTACAGTCATTGAAATTCATAAACTCGCAGCTCCAAATctagaagcaaattgaggagtaGTGGACCCGAAAGTGAACTTCAGGAAGGGTGCCTAATTAATGAGCTCCTCTGAATTTTCCCGTTAGTAGAACCCAGTGGTCAAAGCAGGGAGCCCAgacttcctctctgcttcctgaaaggACTTCTGAttggtggagacagaggaacagtgGGCTCAGAGTGGCCTCAGATCCAATACCAAAAGAGCACCCTGGATTCCTGCTGAGACCAGGTAAGAACCTCTGTTGGTTTCCACAAGAGCATGGCAGGGCAGCCTGTCTGGAGCAGCACAGCAGGAGGAAgctcagagagagaagggagccgGTGAGTCCTCTGCTGCCCTCCAGAGGTCTAACTCTCCGGCCACACCTCCCAGGGCCAGAGTGCAGAATGAGAAGCCCACCTAGAAGATGAGCTGCACTGTAAGGACGAACATCCTGAGAAGGACCCAGGATGTCCACCCTGAAACTCCACCAAGAACGTAGAAGCCGCACAACTATGCGTGTAAGTGTATCTAAAAATATAGAGGGATATTTTAGCTTTATTATACCACAAAAGGTTAAAAATGTTAGCCTCTTAGTGCATGGGCTCAACGGCTTCTAGCAGCAGCCCTCTACCTAGGATCATTAATAAGCAATCATTTACAACCACCTATATAAGAATTGGTCACCATTTGTAATTAGACACAGAACGAAGTTTTGTTTCCCTGTGGTGACAGGACCATCTACATTGCATGTGTACCACTCACTTCCACGGACGCTGTCCTGAGAGGAACACCGTCTGCACAAGGCCGGTGTGTAAAACCAGTGCCTGAGGCCACTGGGTTCCCTGTGCACGAGGCCACCATTTCCCCCGTGCACTCTACCAAGGGCAAGAACAGTGACTTCTCTGTTTTGGTTCAATAACAGGGATTATTCCGTGCAGAATGGAGGACCATCCACAAAATCCAAGACTTGGAACAGAAGAAGGGAAGACAACGACAAAGTCCCAACAAAGTACATAATCCCGCATTGTTCGTGTGCTCCCCGAAGCCCTGAGTTAACCAGTCACTAAGCATCTGCCGTGGATCCAGGTGCGCCAGGACACTTCACCACGCTTCCAACTGGTTCATCATCAACTTCCTGCTGTACTCGTAGGCCAAAAACAGCGCCCCGTTGGCGGGGAACGCGCGGATCATGGTGGGTTTCAGTCCAGAATACAAGGCTGTTATTCCTGGAAGGCAAAGGAGCGATCAAAAGATTGTGACAGCATTCCGTGGGGGCGCACTGGCACAGAAGAGACTGTGCCCACAAATTCAGACAACAGCACGAGCTAGAGGAACTACAGAAACAGGCTAAGCAGCAAGACCCCGACAAAGCTGGTTGATGCTCGGATAACAAACCGATGTCTATGCCTTCAGGACTCCTGCAGTACACACAAAGCAGGGCGAAGGCCTATCATGGCCAGGTGGCGGCCACCGAGGAGCCAGGGGACCAGCAAGAGAACCCAAGTGTGTTTCCAGTATAAGCCTGCTCAGCGTGGTCATGAGGGAGACTGAACTCGGGTGTGCCAGGCAAAACTGGAGAGGACACTGGGGAGTAGTGGCGATATGCAAGATTCCTGCATTCGATTTGGGACATCAGCTTAAGcatgtctctgtgcctctgtcactgtgttctctctctctttaaaccCAATGCACGGGTTCTTAATCcaaggtattttttgttttgttcttcagaTAATGACATTTTTGACCATATACCTCATCTACGTCTCCTTTTAAATTATCTCATTTCTAagattacaatataattataCCTTTagattacaatataattatatcatttacctcttctctttcttctgttcaAACCTTCCCATAACCCTCGTTTTAAGATGTCTAAATGGTGGATGCCAGAAAGACAGACAAGTCTTTGGTGGCACAACGTTGATGTCAGATAAACATGACTTTAAAAGTCTGCACCCTCCTGTATAACTCTAAAAACTGATAGCAAATCACGTTAAAAACTGCTCAGATCATTTCTCATCccaaaagtctttttttttttttttaatctttttggttttttgagacggggtttctctgcgtagccatggcggtcctggaactcactctctacaagactaggctgacctcaaactcggaaatccgcctgcctctgcctcccaagtgctgggattaaaggcgtgcgccaccaccgcccagcatccCAGAAGTCTTATTGCTAAAGATGCTGTATTACCTTCCTTCCAGGGAAATAAGAATACAGTATACTCAGCATGTTCTTCTAAAGCCTTAGTGATCTGGTTAGGGCCTTGCATGTTTAGATTATGAGGTAAATGAAGTGATGCTACCCGATTCAAAGCATTCATCCCTCTAGACAAAGTCTCTATCTTAAAAATTCCCCCAAGGTATTTAGAACACAAAGAATCCTACCAGACATATAACCTAGAAGTTAGAACTTCAAACCTTTCTGAGGATAATGAAAGTAAAAGCTAAAGGTTTGGAGGTAGAAGGCGCACACATGATCACAATCCTAGGAAaaaggcaggaggcaggaaggcAAGAGCAGGCCACGGGGCAGACTAACCCCGGGTCACCATGAACACACTCACCTTCGTTCTTTACGATACTCAGGAAGGTTCTGACAAGTCCTGTCTGCTTTCCGGTCATAGAAAGAACTTGAATTCTAGACTTGATACAGTCCACCGGATATACAGCAAGCCACAGGCAAATCCCACCAAATCCACCACTCAGCATCAACGGGACAGGACCTAGAGAGGGAGAGCAGCCGGTGGTCCTCTGTTTTAGGTGGCATTTCCAGAAGCACATATAACACTTAATAGGAGCACATCTTGAAAAATGTTGTGTCTCAGAAGCTGGAGTCTCCCAGGGCCCCATGAAGGCCAGCTGGTCACTCAGGTATTGTGCCCTCACCCCAATCTTGTGCTCCTGTTGGGGTTGGCCCACCTACAACCCGACAGGTCTCACATCACAGGGACAGAGAACCAAGCCATTAAAATACAGTCACGTCTTCCTCAAGTTTAATTCCCAATAGCCCCAAATCTTTCTCTGCTGTGACTAAAACGAAAACAAAACTTTGTGCTGCTCCCTAAACACAATTTTTAGcaggtttttaaaatgtactgCACTGAGCAGGGGCAGCTGGGGATGTCTCTCTCCGTGACACTGATGAGCACTGACCAGTTTCCTCCCTCACGTGTCGGCCTTACCCTCAGAGTTAAGGCTTTCAAAGTAGAGATACAACTTCGGGTGAAGATTTAACAGTAAGTATACAGTTTAACAGCAGAAATGGACTTAGGTCCATTTCTGTCCAGCCAGTGTATCAAACACTAGCCTCACAAATGGTAGATgcctcttttgttgttttgggaggttgtttttttgtttagtcTTGAATGTCCTTTTTTTCCTCAGGTCAGGCTGGTTGTGTCTCCCCCAGGGAAGTCTGACAATTTCTGAAgctgttgtttgcttgctttgatttCTCCTTGGAAAGAAGTTGCCACTTGTAGTAGAGAAACAACCAAGAATGTTGCTGAACATCTTGCATTCAAGGGCCATCCACCACAACGGCTTGGGAAATCCTGTCAATTAGATGCCTAACTGTGTAAGGAACACTGAGATCTCTCAGTAAGTGTTTATTTAAGGGatggtgaattttttttaaaagtcttagaaacaAACTTATTTGTGATTTGATGTCAGAGACAGGACGTGGTAGACAATCTTACTGAGATGTAATTGCAATGACCTTTCAAAGATTAaccaatctttaaaaataagtttttaaaatgcaCTATGAGATTTTTGGTAGCTGATTTTCTCCCTCAGGAAAATAAtacctctttatttcttcctctaaaATTAACCCAGAGAAGTTACTCCcactgagaagggaaagggaagccCATAACAATATTAATGCCAGAGAAGAGATTTGGGACACAAGACTTTAAGGCTCATGTTTGGAAGTCTCCCTCAGGAGATGGTGGGAGCCAACACCTCCTGCCAGTTTACTTTGGGGCATCTGGAAACTCCACAGAAAGGCCATGCGGAACACACAACCTATGGAAGCCGgcaatcccaggaggcagagtctACTACCCAGTGTCGTCAGGGTGAATACACTTACCCAGTTCATCTTTTGATCTCCCTGATGCGAAAAATGATCTGCTCAGTTCGTAGCCACCGAAAAAGAAGAAGTAGCCTGGTACTTCTCGAAGTAAAGTGCTGGAGAGTCCATGGTAGAAGCCCAAGGGGCCGTCCTTCCTAAAGATTTCCTTCACGACTGACCAAACTGTACTGGGGAAGACAACGCAGGAGGCACGGTCAGAGCAGGCAGAAAAATGTGGGCGCACGCAATGAGATTTCTGTAGCGAGGATGACTTATGGGCCAACTTTGCTGTAACTGGTGGGTGCTTTCCTGTGATCTGCCTTCTCTTCAAAAGACACCGGTTAGACTTCCTGGTACTTCTGTTCAACAAACCCGCTGCTCCCTTTCTCAGGCCTAACCAGGCCTGCCAACTGGGTGTACATTTCTCTAAGTCACACTGACTGAGGTGTAAAAGGATTACTACCTGTTTTTTCAACAGCAAGTAATAAGGAATTAGAATAAAGAGTCATCCAAATCTGGCAGTAGATGAACCATACACTATCTGCCCAGTGTCTTCCTAATGCCCTGGACGCCCATCTCCTCAAGCATTCTTGTGTACTAGTTATTCataacaaaatatctgacaagatgcaaacttaagggagaaagggtttaactgtggctcacagttcagaggggCACAGTCCACGATGGGGCAAAGTAGTGGCAGCAAGACCTGGGGCAGCTGGCCACACAGTGTCTGCAGTCAGAAAGCCAGAGCCAGTGACCACCGGCGCCCAGTGCACTTTGTGCTTCCATGCAGTCTAGGGCACAGGTGCAGGTAAGGGTCCCACCTACTCTttaggtgggtcttcccacctcaggtGACTGAAAAAAGAtaatctctcacaggtgtgcccttacGTCCTAGGTaactctagattctgtcaagttgacactcaacaGCGACCATCACACTATGTGTGTGGGGGtaggggtatatatatatatcaagtccTAGAGTGACAAAGGTCATAAGGACCACCCCCTTCGATGACCTCTGTTCCCTCAGCCATGCCCCTATCCCACCTGTGAATATGCTAAGTGAATCCAACTCACTACCGAGCCTCTGCAAGTCTCCAAGCCAGTGGGGTGGTGGTGTTGAAGTTCTACGTCTTACTCTAGGCACTGGCTACAAAGGCTCATCCATCCCATGGCTGTTTCTAGAAGTGCAAGTCTGTAAGCTGTGTGTACTCACGGCACCGTAGGGAGGAGGCTGTAGCTCAGAAATGACCTTTTAAAGCACTGCATGGAGACTCCCTGCCTGTGACTAGCACGAGGGAACGGAGGACAGTGGCCAATTTGTGGACCGCTTCCCAGAAGATGTACAGACCTGCGGGGGCAGCGACACCCTTCACCCGATCTCCAACCAGATGTGTCAAGATGACTAGACTAGGTTTGTGACGGATATCAGTAACAGACAGTTCTTCTATCCTAGACACGCCGTGTAGCGTATCTATCTATCCTCATGGTAACGGGCAGCTGCTTTCAAGTCTAGGCTGAGCAGTGCCCTGACCACAGAGAGCAGCTCTACTTACAAGGTTTTGGTGAAAATCTTCAGAACCTGAACCCTTAGCAAATACAGGTGGaggtgggaagggtgggggttggcaCTGGATTGTGGTGAACATTCATGTGGAATTTGAGGAAGCATATTAAATACTCACCTCAGAGTCTCCAGCCACACCTATCTTTTCTCTCAGATCCAGTTTAAAGCTATCTCCAAATAAGGTCATGCCTTATGCACCCAGGAGGACAAAaggggagtggggggcggggATTCAGCTCCTTGGTGTCTTCATTTCTGAACTATTAAGTAACTGGTAGGCAGTAGGTCCAAACACAATAAACAGTCGTTTCAGAAAAGTATCCCCAGCCACCGCATTTCAGAATGGAGAAAGCTGTTTCTACACTTGCCCGTTACTTTATAAGATAAATCCATGGTACACAGAAATGGACTGCTTAACACCTAGGAAGGAACAGTGCTTACTTCTGGCTGGCCGCTATCTTTCCTGAGGACTCCATTTCATACATGGTCTGTAGCCGGCACTTCACAAGCTCTGTGGGGCAGAGAACCAGCGcggcaaaggcagaggcaaaggAGCCCGCAGCTGCATTCTGCAGGTCACtgaaaggacagagaaggaaggttACCATCTGCTTACCCATCCCTCCAGCACACCAGAGAGAGCACGGGGATGCAAGAGGAAACGTACTTGCGCTGACCCGTCTAAGAATTCCGAGACCCTGAGGCAGACAGCAGCATTCCGGCTCTATATGAAGAATGGCACTTAGAGGTGACATGTCCACAAAGTGGCATGCTaggcatcaaacccaggtctATCTGACTGCCACATCCGGGCTAAAGTCCCATCCCCAATTCCTATGTTGAGGACTAGTATTTAAAGTAAGGTTccttttttggtggtggtggaggggagtTCATGTCAGGGTTTCTTGGTctagccttagctgtcctagaactcaaaaaAACCAggccacctgcttctgtctcctgagtactggcattaaaggcacgcgccaccaACACCCAGCAAAgcaaggattcttttttttttttttttttttggttggttggggtttttttttttttttttttttggatttttggatttgttttttttttttttttttttttttttccgagacagggtttctctatatagccctggctgtcctggaactcactctgtagaccaggctatccttgaactcagaaatccacttgcctctgcctcccagagtgctgggattttaggcgtgcaccaccaccgcctggctaaagcAGGGATTCTTAAGAGGCAATTAGGAAGAGCTGAGTTCCTGGGGATGAGGCCCTCATCGTGAGATCAGTGGCCTAGAAGCTTGCTGTCTCTGCCCAGTGAGAGCACAATGACAAGCCATGACTGAAGCAGGAACTGAACCTGCTGGCTCGGACTTTGCGGCCTCCAGCATTTCTGTTTAAGCTTCCTAATGGGTAGTGTTTTGTTTAGCAGCCCAAACTAAGGCACATAAAGAAaaaatggggagagagaagaaaagtacCTACAGCCCTACCATACCAAATATATTCTACGAAGACCTCGGTTTATTTATGACAATGTTCCTTTTGGCCTAAACCCAACCTCGAATAACCAGACACGTCACATAACCAACCACAGATAAAAAGCATCTAGGTTTCCTGTGATCACAAAGATTTCCCAACTCAGTTATGACCTCTGATAGGATTTGCATATGCTACCCAACAGTTTCTGTGATGGGACCTTTAAGAGGCGGGGCCTGCCCATGGAAACGCCCAAACACGACAGGCCATTGCCAGTGTTCTTGGTTCCTCTCCACAACCTGGCGGAGGCTAAAGACAACACTCACTATGTCATCAAACAGAGACGTGCCCCAAAGAAGCTTCAGCTCTAATGACTGGCATTCATGGTACTAGAAGGTACTTTGCATAGTACTAGAGGAGAAACTCAGTCATCAATATCTCCCAGCTACAAACCCTGAGACCTACCACAGTGAGCCGCCGGTAAGACAGAccagtgcaatagtggcacaactGTTAAGGAAATAACCAGCTGTAGGGAAATCCTGCTGCTAAGGTGGAAATTAACATTACCTAACAGTCCTGAGCTCCATACAAAAAGGCAGACTCCCTTTGTGGgcagggcttcctcttctctgggggatcccagcccccacattacctacctgaggaatgtcacacagtcctgcacctgagattcctggaatgcctcccCACGCTAATGATGCACACATGGCATCGAATGACATCTCGGTATCTTAGCTTTCAGATAATGACCTTTACCCTGGATATTCTCACCTCTACTGGTTTAGGGGGAAGCCTACATTGTAATACACCAATGCCCCGTGACATACTGCTATCCTCATAGACCAGTACTCACTCGGCCCTCATCCAAGATGCTTTTTGAAGTAGATAGACAATGTGCAGAAAGTGAGAGACTTTAGAGCACTTAATCCTAAGCGGGATGTCGCCATCAAAGCCCTCCCCTCAAGGGAGCTCTGTGGAAGAGGAGTAGGAAAGCCTGTAAGAGCCAAGGAAACCGTGTCTTGCAGACGCAGGAGAACTGATGGATTTATGAGCTCAGAGACTATGGCAGCATGCATGAGACGTGCACGGGTTCAAGCCAGATGAGGTCCCAGCACCGAGAAAGGGGTGGTGGGCACAAGCTCCCTGCCTGCTATCACCAAGGAGCCACCGCCATCTGACACCAAGCGGCAAAGGAAGAATCCTCCAGAGGCGCGTCCCTGGGTGTACTCACCCTCCTTCCCTGGCCTAGTTGGGCAACACAGAGAACTAAGTGGGGTTTCCATAGgcgttttgctttgtttgggcattttgttgttttgtttgtttgcctcactggtcttttgcttgtttgactttcactttcatgtgtgtgtgtgtgtgtgtagggggactgtgtttgttttacttgttttgttttagatcgAGGCGTGAGGAAGAGAAGATGAATATAAAACTGGGTGGGTAGAGGGGTAAGGAGGACCGGAGAAGAATTGGGAGGGtggaaaaacatgatcaaaatatccTGTATGAggaatttttcaattaaaaagaggtgggcttacatataataagtgaaaaaaatctttaaaaaaaaaaaaggaggggtggGGCCTTTGGCACTGCCATCCTTAGAGGGGACTAATGGAGTTCTCACAGAACTGCAGTTAGTCCCCACGAGAGCAGCACTCCCTGGTGACCTGGTGATCTGTCCTCATGTTCCCACCATGACTCCATTTGCACTGCTGTCACACAGCAGAAGACACCCTTGAAGGACCAAGCTCTTGTTCTCCTATACGACTGGGGGCTAAGCAAGCTTTTCTTGCTTCCAACATTGCCCTTGATTTCCCGGGAGTGTCACCTCTCTGAGTCAAGACGGGACCTGTTGTCCACATACTGAGCTGGTCTAACACTCCAGGCCTCAGGAGGGCAGGCTCGCCACAGTGGTGTCAGAAGCTGGGTGGACTTCCTTTTGACCTTCGAGAACTAAGCCAAGAACTAAGAGGAGCCAAGCAGGCGtacagacggacagacggatgtCCTCGCAGAGAGGCTTCTGTGACATGCAGCATGCGTCTCGTGCtactcagttctctctttccacagcACTCCTAAAAGCTAAGGCCTCAAACGGTCTTTTGGCCAGCCTACAGACCATATTTGGCCTTCCTCAGGGACTCTCAACCTGCTGACAGGCAACTCTCAATTAGGGTCATTACCTAGAATGTGCCAAGTTTGCTAGAAAAAAGGGATCAGTCAATAAACATGGAGGTCAATTCGCCCTCAGGGGCTGGGATCGTTCCAGAATCCGAATGAACACAGCACATCTTGCGAGTGTGCGGGGAGAGGCCACGTCAGCGTTCCTATGGACTTTGGCTTTCTCataaatactttcttcttccAGTGCACAAAACAAGGTGCACAGACCTTCGGCTCTGCGCGTAGGATGCATCTGCACAACTGGAAAGCGCACACAGAGGGGGTGTGGTTTCCAAAGAGTCTGCTGCAGACGTTTCTGTCTCTTTGGAtagttttctgttgtgttggtcCGTTTATTTTGATTTCCACTTTCATGGTTTTGCGAGTATGTGTGCTTCTcggtttatttgttttaaagaggaaaaagaacataaagttggtAGGGAGAATCTGGGAGGGTGGGGAAGgataaaatatgatcaaaatatatttacttttttttttttggtttttttgatttggtttttttgagacagggtttttctgtatagccctggctgtcctggaactcactctgtagacgaggctggcctgggactcagaaatccgcctgcctctgcctcccagagtgctgggatcacaggcatgcgccaccactgcccggctgatcaaaatatattatatgaatttttttttcaaaaaaaaggggggagaaagagagagagagagaaagagagggagagagagaaagagagggagagagagagagaaagagaatttgtCCCGTTTGTCATCCAATGAACAAGAATCATGACCTAAATGTCTCTGCTGTGCAAGATCTCACTCAACCAGGTCAAAGCACATGCCACATTAGGTTCAAATCAGGACACACCAATGTTTGGGATGCGGCTGCAGAAATCCACAGCAAACACTTGCTAACACCGTCTCCCTTTGCTGCTCTTGATAAATGTTCCCTCCAGATCTGACCAGTATCCTTGCTGGTCTAACAGAGGACAGGGCAGAAGGGGAACAGCGGACTCAGATGACCCTGTCCTCGATCCAGCAACTGTGACAGAGACGCCGGCACTTCCCCACGGTCACAGTAAGGGCCGTGAAGACACAGCCAGCCTGCGTGCCAACATACAGCAGACCACAGGCTATATTCTCCCAGCAGGTAGAAATCAAAACTGCTCCCAAGAGCAAAAAGGAAAGACTCTAAGCTCAGATAAGACTCTGACCTTAGAACGCTGTGTCAGCACAAGTTAACCATGCTGACCGCCTTACTGAAGAACTTGTAGGGCTAAAaagctgtgtgtggggggggggggttcacaTGACATACAGATACTCAAAGATCCATGCGTGCAGCACAGTAGGTGCTTTCCAATCCTTTCTCAGTGACACCACCTCTTGCTTCTGgaaagagggtgtggagaagCACAACTCTAAATGTCCTACTGTGCACCACCAGGAAAGCGCTAAGCGAGTACAGTAAATCACACCTGCCGCCCTCACCCCCTCGTACACTAACACATACCTGCCCCCCTCCcgtgtgggaggctgaggcaggaagatggcaaATTTCAGGCTACACTGTGGGACCAGGTctcaaataaaacacaaagacaTAGCAATGTGCTCAAACACATTGGTTAGTCTCTGTCCACAGGCAGAAAAACAGGGAAAGTGAGGAGGGACACACGGGCTGGGTCCCCAAGAGACTCCCCCCATCAGCATCTCTGTCCTACAGCCAAAGACGGTTACTTTGTCCAGAAAAGTCCCCTACCAGAACCTTACCGAGGTACCCGCTGCCTCTGTGGCTCCTCTCCCCCACTGTCCTTCCCTAAAGAAGCTGAGATGAACCCAGACGCCCCGAAGGATGATGTCTCTGCTTCAGCTGGACAACGCCAGTAGCCTACCGCTTTGCTTCTGATCTCCCCTGAGGGATGCTAATCTCGcagctctctgcttctgtctcctttgACTCTGCATGCTGTTCTCTCTTAGCTGGAGGGCTAGAGGATTACAGTTCAGCCCTTCTCTTCCCTAATCGGTCTCCTTGGGCTATCTTATCCAGTCCTCAGTTTTTAAATACAAGCTCTCTCCATCGTGATCAAATTCATGCCTATAAAACGGTACATCTGCATCTTGGAGATATCTCCAGAGCACATGTCTATGTACAAGGAATCTACTTTAGTTGTGTGCAACCTATCACTGCAATAAAGCTTCCAattccgggctggagagatggctcagtggttaagagcactgactgctcttccagaggtcctgagttcaatccccagcaaccacatggtggctcacaactgtttgcaatgggatctgatgccctcttttggtgtgacTGAAGATAGTGAcggtatactcatataaataacaaatataaaaaaaacggTTCCAATTCCTACTGACAAAGCAAACAAGCCTGCCCTATGCAAGGAggaatgtgtgtgcgtgcatacgtgtacatgcctgtatgtgtgtgtgtgagagagtgtgtatgtgtgtgtgtgtacatgcgtacgtgtacatgcctgtgtgtgtgtgtaggtgtgtgtacgTGCGTCcgtgtacatgcctgtgtgtatgtgtgtgcatgcgtgcgcacgtgtacatgcctctgtgtgtgtgtgtgtgtgcgtgcgcgcatgcacgcgtgcatgtgtacatgcctatgtgtgtatgtgtgt containing:
- the Slc25a15 gene encoding mitochondrial ornithine transporter 1 — its product is MKSNPAIQAAIDLTAGAAGGTACVLTGQPFDTMKVKMQTFPDLYRGLTDCCLKTYSQVGFRGFYKGTSPALIANIAENSVLFMCYGFCQQVVRKVVGLDRQAKLSDLQNAAAGSFASAFAALVLCPTELVKCRLQTMYEMESSGKIAASQNTVWSVVKEIFRKDGPLGFYHGLSSTLLREVPGYFFFFGGYELSRSFFASGRSKDELGPVPLMLSGGFGGICLWLAVYPVDCIKSRIQVLSMTGKQTGLVRTFLSIVKNEGITALYSGLKPTMIRAFPANGALFLAYEYSRKLMMNQLEAW